One Brassica oleracea var. oleracea cultivar TO1000 chromosome C7, BOL, whole genome shotgun sequence genomic window carries:
- the LOC106304917 gene encoding spermidine coumaroyl CoA acyltransferase-like: MANQTKPILPLLVNKKPLELIKPSKHTPSETLSLSTLDNDLFNEVMYATIYVFKANEKNQNDPVPLLRKALSELLVYYYPLSGKLMRRESDRKLQLVFGGEGVPFEVATAALNLSSLNYIENLDDQVALRLVPDIEIDYDSNISYHPLALQVTKFACGGFTIGTALTHAVCDGFGVAQIIHALTELAAGKSEPTVKPVWQRERLVGQFDDEAAKMPGGHITSLLATSPYIPASEMVTETINIRAGNIKRLKDSLMRECGYPKEGFTTYEVLSSCIWKARSRALKLNLDGITVLGVAVGIRHVLDPPLPQGFYGNAYVDVYIELTVRELQEASISEIAKHVKKAKKTAHDKGYLEEELRNTERLMRDDAKFEGVSDGLLFLTDWRNIGWFGSMDFGWSEPVNLRPLTEQKSAVHIGMILKPSQLDPSMEGGVKVIMTLPRVAMVDFKREMDAMNKLYS; the protein is encoded by the exons ATGGCAAACCAAACAAAACCGATCTTACCTCTATTAGTCAATAAGAAACCACTTGAGCTTATTAAACCCTCAAAACACACCCCTTCTGAAACTCTCTCCCTTTCTACTTTGGATAACGATCTTTTCAATGAAGTTATGTATGCAACAATTTATGTTTTCAAAGCCAATGAAAAGAACCAAAATGATCCTGTCCCTTTGCTTAGGAAGGCTTTGTCCGAACTTCTTGTGTACTACTATCCCCTTTCAGGCAAGCTCATGAGACGAGAGAGTGATCGAAAACTTCAGCTAGTTTTTGGGGGTGAGGGAGTTCCATTTGAGGTCGCTACTGCAGCCCTCAACCTCTCCTCTCTAAACTATATAGAAAATCTTGATGACCAAGTTGCTTTGCGCCTTGTACCTGATATCGAAATAGACTACGATAGCAACATCTCTTATCATCCACTAGCTTTGCAG GTGACCAAGTTCGCATGTGGAGGATTCACCATAGGCACAGCGTTGACGCACGCCGTATGTGACGGATTCGGTGTGGCTCAGATCATCCATGCTTTAACCGAGTTAGCTGCAGGAAAGAGTGAGCCAACGGTGAAGCCGGTGTGGCAGAGAGAACGGTTGGTCGGACAATTTGATGATGAAGCGGCTAAAATGCCTGGCGGGCACATTACTAGCCTTTTAGCCACCTCACCATATATTCCAGCCAGTGAAATG GTAACGGAGACAATAAACATTCGAGCTGGTAATATAAAGAGGCTTAAAGACTCTTTGATGAGAGAGTGCGGGTACCCTAAAGAGGGTTTCACTACTTATGAAGTACTTAGCTCTTGCATATGGAAAGCAAGATCTCGAGCACTGAAGCTAAACCTTGACGGGATCACTGTCCTTGGCGTAGCTGTTGGAATCCGACACGTTTTAGATCCGCCACTTCCTCAAGGATTCTACGGTAACGCCTACGTAGATGTCTATATCGAGTTAACCGTGAGAGAACTCCAGGAAGCATCAATCTCTGAAATTGCTAAGCACGTGAAGAAAGCCAAGAAAACAGCTCATGACAAGGGCTATCTCGAGGAAGAGCTAAGGAACACGGAGAGATTGATGAGGGATGATGCGAAGTTCGAAGGGGTGAGCGATGGACTATTGTTTCTTACGGATTGGAGGAACATTGGTTGGTTCGGATCAATGGATTTTGGTTGGAGCGAGCCGGTGAATCTGCGGCCGTTGACCGAGCAGAAGAGTGCAGTGCATATAGGGATGATATTGAAACCTTCACAACTTGATCCATCAATGGAAGGTGGAGTTAAAGTGATCATGACGTTGCCAAGAGTTGCAATGGTTGACTTCAAGCGAGAGATGGATGCTATGAACAAACTTTACTCTTAA